The following proteins are encoded in a genomic region of Streptococcus cristatus AS 1.3089:
- a CDS encoding DNA/RNA non-specific endonuclease — protein MDIDEDLNDRLSKLDFKKVRFLNLLEKFKADFMTDTFFSNSSFKQGEPEFDGFESCPVKRIRGARIVLTKEFVKQTKNERIDRELQIGKREDRVSRAKSPGYRNIKIEQGNYFYNRCHLIAYQFVNKKAIYGQFFTGTRYLNDDRDFGDEVSMLHFEDRVWEWLNEVPEMRVYYQVTPVYRENEVIPRGVRMTAVGFDEAHVPMEVNGKGYYFDIYIYNVYPGYEINYSTGDTSKINSGRQG, from the coding sequence TTGGATATTGACGAAGATTTAAATGATAGATTATCCAAATTAGATTTTAAAAAAGTTAGATTTCTAAATTTGTTAGAAAAATTTAAGGCTGATTTCATGACTGATACTTTTTTCTCAAATAGCTCGTTTAAACAAGGAGAGCCAGAATTTGATGGATTTGAGAGCTGTCCAGTTAAGAGAATCCGAGGTGCTCGAATTGTGTTGACAAAAGAATTCGTAAAACAAACAAAGAATGAACGGATTGATAGAGAACTCCAAATAGGTAAAAGAGAAGACAGAGTATCAAGGGCAAAATCGCCAGGGTATAGAAATATAAAAATAGAACAAGGTAATTATTTTTATAATAGGTGTCATTTAATTGCTTATCAATTTGTAAATAAGAAGGCAATATATGGGCAATTTTTTACCGGAACTCGTTATTTAAATGATGATAGAGATTTTGGGGATGAAGTATCGATGTTACATTTTGAGGATAGAGTTTGGGAATGGCTTAACGAAGTTCCTGAAATGCGTGTATATTATCAGGTGACTCCAGTTTATAGAGAAAACGAAGTGATTCCGCGAGGAGTAAGGATGACTGCTGTAGGATTTGATGAAGCACATGTTCCTATGGAAGTTAATGGTAAAGGCTATTATTTTGATATTTATATTTATAACGTTTATCCTGGCTACGAAATTAATTACTCTACTGGGGATACTTCTAAAATAAACTCAGGAAGACAAGGGTAA
- the rnmV gene encoding ribonuclease M5, whose amino-acid sequence MINRIKISQVIVVEGRDDTANLKRYFDVETYETRGSAINDQDIERIQRLHDLHGVIVFTDPDFNGERIRRMIMTAIPTVQHAFLKRDEAVPKSKSKGRSLGIEHASYEDIKTALAQVTEQFENENEFDISRGDLIRLGFLAGADSRRRREYLGEQLRIGYSNGKQLLKRLELFGVTLAEVEEVMERYNKDSKHKEAH is encoded by the coding sequence GTGATAAATAGAATAAAAATTTCCCAAGTCATCGTGGTTGAAGGTCGCGATGATACGGCCAATCTCAAGCGTTACTTTGACGTGGAAACATATGAGACACGAGGTTCCGCAATAAATGACCAGGATATAGAACGCATTCAGCGCCTGCATGATTTGCATGGAGTTATTGTCTTTACCGATCCAGATTTTAATGGGGAGCGGATTCGTCGCATGATTATGACGGCCATTCCAACGGTACAACATGCCTTTCTCAAGCGAGATGAGGCTGTTCCCAAATCTAAGTCCAAGGGACGTTCTTTGGGAATCGAACACGCCAGCTATGAAGATATAAAAACAGCGCTGGCTCAGGTGACAGAGCAATTTGAAAACGAGAACGAGTTTGATATCAGTCGTGGTGACTTGATTCGCCTAGGTTTCTTAGCGGGAGCAGACAGCCGTAGACGCCGAGAGTATCTAGGCGAACAGCTCCGCATCGGCTATTCTAATGGCAAACAACTGCTCAAACGGCTGGAACTGTTTGGCGTAACTTTGGCGGAAGTGGAAGAAGTGATGGAGAGGTATAATAAGGATTCAAAACATAAGGAAGCACATTAG
- a CDS encoding TatD family hydrolase, giving the protein MKIFDTHTHLNVEEFAGREVEELQLAAELGVSNMNVVGFDRPTIERALELADSYEQIYATIGWHPTEAGTYDEAVEAYLLGKLAHPKVVALGEIGLDYHWMTAPKEVQERVFRRQIQLSKELDLPFVVHTRDALEDTYEIIKSEGVGPRGGIMHSYSGSLEMAERFIELGMMISFSGVVTFKKATDIQEAAQNLPLDKILVETDAPYLAPVPKRGRENKTAYTRYVVEKIAELRGLTVEEIAKATYDNAKSLFGLSDLVEQE; this is encoded by the coding sequence ATGAAGATTTTTGATACACACACGCATTTAAATGTGGAAGAATTTGCTGGTCGAGAGGTAGAGGAGCTCCAACTAGCTGCAGAACTGGGTGTTAGCAATATGAATGTTGTCGGTTTTGACCGGCCGACCATTGAGCGCGCCTTGGAGTTGGCAGATAGTTATGAGCAGATTTACGCTACGATTGGCTGGCATCCGACTGAGGCTGGGACTTATGATGAGGCAGTGGAAGCCTATCTGCTGGGCAAGCTTGCTCATCCAAAAGTGGTGGCTCTGGGCGAGATTGGGCTGGATTATCACTGGATGACAGCGCCCAAGGAAGTGCAAGAGCGAGTATTTCGCCGACAAATCCAGCTGTCGAAAGAGTTAGATCTGCCCTTTGTCGTCCACACACGTGATGCTTTAGAAGATACTTATGAGATTATCAAGAGTGAGGGTGTAGGCCCTCGAGGTGGTATTATGCATTCTTATTCGGGTTCTTTGGAAATGGCAGAGCGCTTTATCGAGTTGGGGATGATGATCTCCTTTTCTGGAGTCGTCACCTTTAAAAAAGCGACGGATATTCAAGAAGCTGCGCAGAACCTGCCTTTGGACAAAATCCTCGTCGAGACGGATGCACCTTACCTAGCGCCTGTTCCCAAACGTGGCCGAGAAAACAAAACAGCCTATACTCGCTATGTGGTAGAGAAAATTGCTGAGCTTCGTGGACTGACTGTTGAAGAAATAGCGAAAGCTACCTATGATAATGCAAAGAGTTTATTTGGTCTGAGCGACCTAGTTGAACAGGAGTGA
- a CDS encoding DUF2975 domain-containing protein, giving the protein MSKTRQKTAEDISIVLTKISLSILFIASIVLIAIGPWVVSLVIEFPSPFFQGESRYWILLLLGYVLGCLALTCIVHLYRLLSRIGKNQVFIRQNVQYMRYLGWEVGMVALISFFMGLTVYMPMLLVAVSCCILTLIIRVIRNAFGKAIELQEEVDYTI; this is encoded by the coding sequence ATGTCAAAGACAAGACAAAAAACAGCTGAAGATATAAGCATTGTCCTTACAAAAATCAGCCTCAGCATTTTATTTATTGCTTCCATTGTCCTGATAGCCATCGGACCTTGGGTGGTCAGCCTGGTCATCGAGTTTCCTTCCCCTTTCTTTCAGGGAGAAAGTCGCTATTGGATACTGTTGCTTCTAGGCTATGTCTTAGGCTGCCTGGCTCTGACCTGTATCGTGCATCTCTATCGGCTCCTTAGCCGTATCGGGAAAAATCAGGTCTTTATCAGACAGAATGTACAGTATATGCGCTATCTGGGCTGGGAAGTTGGAATGGTCGCCCTCATTTCTTTCTTTATGGGCTTGACAGTCTATATGCCCATGCTCCTCGTAGCCGTTTCTTGCTGCATTTTAACCTTGATTATTCGGGTTATCCGCAATGCTTTTGGCAAGGCCATTGAGCTGCAAGAAGAAGTAGACTACACGATTTAG